One window of the Runella slithyformis DSM 19594 genome contains the following:
- a CDS encoding LytR/AlgR family response regulator transcription factor, with protein METKLVPLIVEDDPLAQKSLTYLLSKTNMFQEAVVCGTVTEAFEFLNRKTADIIFLDIDLPDLSGLELLKLFPSYSPVVVTSSHVELAVDCFDFNVVDFLSKPFTYTRLLRSIQRAIKKIPEQTVSMAEKTPDKNYIFLPAGRSTVRFNYSDIIYIEAYGVYVKIITPEGIIVVNQMLSHIEEALSHDHFLRIHRSFLVNLDHINRIATNEVRVSTYFLPIGMSYKDKVTQKLKSSGLINE; from the coding sequence ATGGAAACTAAACTTGTCCCTCTAATTGTTGAAGACGATCCACTCGCTCAAAAAAGCTTGACCTACCTCCTGTCCAAAACAAACATGTTTCAAGAAGCTGTTGTATGTGGAACAGTCACAGAAGCTTTCGAATTTCTCAATAGAAAAACAGCAGACATTATCTTCCTAGATATTGACCTTCCTGATTTATCAGGCTTAGAATTGTTAAAGCTCTTTCCTTCATATTCACCGGTGGTTGTTACTTCTTCACACGTAGAATTAGCAGTAGACTGCTTTGACTTTAACGTTGTCGATTTTCTTTCTAAGCCCTTTACCTATACTCGTTTATTAAGGTCCATCCAGCGTGCAATTAAAAAAATCCCTGAACAAACTGTTTCTATGGCTGAAAAGACTCCCGACAAAAACTATATCTTTTTACCGGCCGGACGCTCAACAGTACGATTTAATTACAGCGACATCATATATATAGAGGCTTATGGAGTTTATGTTAAAATAATCACTCCTGAAGGTATTATCGTTGTTAATCAAATGCTTTCACACATTGAAGAAGCCTTATCCCATGATCATTTTCTGCGAATCCACCGTTCTTTTTTGGTAAATCTTGACCACATCAACCGTATTGCTACTAATGAAGTTAGGGTAAGCACCTATTTCCTGCCCATTGGAATGTCGTACAAAGATAAGGTTACTCAAAAATTGAAAAGCAGCGGATTAATCAACGAATAA
- a CDS encoding LytR/AlgR family response regulator transcription factor — MKNKFTALIVEDDPFASSELAGYLHKTNMFEQPAIFSNVTESFNFLKLNAIDIIFLDLDLPDLPGLELLKMLPAYPSVIITSSHISLAIDCFDFEVTDFLTKPYHYTRLLRSIHRAVQKQHFGFEKPLSESPNSSKHIFLQVGRSSERLDLNDIVYVEAYGIYVKVITTTGVMVVNQMLSGIEETLPKTFFLRIHRSYLINLNHLKRINPNDLLVGSHQIPIGLSYKDKVRQKLKSDGIIH; from the coding sequence ATGAAAAATAAATTTACCGCTCTCATTGTAGAAGATGACCCATTTGCTTCAAGTGAATTGGCAGGTTATTTACACAAAACCAATATGTTTGAGCAACCTGCTATATTTTCAAACGTAACCGAATCGTTCAATTTTTTAAAGCTCAATGCTATAGATATCATTTTTTTAGACCTGGATTTACCGGATCTGCCCGGCTTGGAATTATTAAAAATGCTCCCTGCGTATCCCTCCGTTATAATAACCTCATCCCATATTTCCCTAGCTATTGACTGCTTTGATTTCGAAGTAACCGACTTTCTCACTAAACCCTACCATTATACCCGACTGTTACGCAGTATTCATCGAGCTGTGCAAAAACAGCATTTCGGTTTTGAAAAACCATTATCCGAATCGCCCAATTCAAGTAAACATATATTTCTTCAGGTAGGCCGTTCATCGGAGCGTCTTGACCTAAACGATATAGTATACGTTGAAGCCTACGGAATTTATGTAAAAGTGATTACTACCACCGGTGTAATGGTAGTCAATCAGATGCTGTCCGGCATTGAAGAGACCCTTCCAAAAACATTCTTTTTAAGAATACATCGCTCTTACCTAATAAACTTAAATCACCTTAAGCGTATCAACCCGAACGATTTGTTGGTCGGAAGTCATCAAATTCCTATCGGATTGTCTTATAAAGATAAAGTGCGTCAGAAACTAAAAAGCGATGGTATCATCCATTAA
- a CDS encoding helix-turn-helix transcriptional regulator, protein MNTDDLDNKVVGERLKKIFGALDTNAGKVASALGMSNSRIYNLTLGVAKPNFDMIRNFYELYPNINLDYLFTGRGYPLKSSKPTLFSDPSSVELPYFESESSFVFSESRNDYGKKIFVSALGIDLTGCVVYNISDNAMSPQLHRGQKVIMKPLEPTEWEWLRSGVYAVRYANYLVIRRVKENDLRENGKLILWADNEKEGAIHLKRSDIISIYSVIQVFGSVE, encoded by the coding sequence GTGAATACAGATGATCTTGATAATAAAGTAGTTGGGGAGCGATTAAAGAAAATTTTCGGTGCCTTAGACACAAACGCGGGTAAGGTTGCCTCGGCGTTGGGCATGAGTAATTCTCGTATTTATAACCTGACGCTGGGAGTTGCCAAGCCGAATTTTGACATGATCCGTAATTTTTACGAGTTATATCCCAATATAAATCTTGACTATCTTTTTACGGGCCGTGGTTATCCGTTGAAGAGTTCAAAGCCTACTTTATTCTCCGACCCGTCTTCCGTTGAGTTGCCCTATTTTGAGAGTGAAAGTTCCTTTGTGTTTTCTGAGTCTCGAAATGATTACGGTAAAAAGATATTTGTTTCGGCATTAGGGATTGATTTGACGGGATGCGTTGTGTATAACATTTCTGACAATGCCATGAGTCCACAGCTTCACCGTGGGCAAAAAGTCATTATGAAACCACTGGAACCGACAGAATGGGAATGGCTGCGCTCGGGGGTATATGCAGTGCGGTACGCTAATTACCTGGTAATACGCCGTGTGAAGGAGAATGATTTGCGGGAAAACGGGAAGTTGATTTTATGGGCCGATAACGAAAAAGAGGGGGCGATCCACTTAAAGCGTAGTGATATTATTTCGATCTACTCGGTGATCCAGGTATTTGGAAGTGTGGAGTAA
- a CDS encoding helix-turn-helix domain-containing protein, translated as MPKTELLEWFQRIEKLEEFQKEATKPKEEFYTTKEAAKLLRMSEVGIRKARREKRLKGVQRNGKSWEFSRSELERFKTRYHRNDSGTAQ; from the coding sequence ATGCCAAAAACTGAACTCCTTGAATGGTTTCAAAGAATCGAAAAACTTGAAGAATTCCAAAAAGAAGCCACCAAGCCCAAAGAGGAATTTTACACGACCAAAGAAGCGGCCAAACTCCTGAGAATGTCGGAGGTCGGAATCCGTAAAGCACGACGGGAAAAACGTCTCAAAGGCGTTCAGAGAAACGGTAAAAGTTGGGAGTTTTCACGCTCCGAGTTAGAACGTTTTAAGACCCGATACCATAGAAATGATTCAGGAACTGCCCAATGA
- a CDS encoding type I restriction-modification system subunit M: protein MSVDQKRQLEQQLWNIADTLRSESGMEADQYRDYILGFIFYKYLSEKMLLIANKILKDSGETVQYQDIDEATDEGKEYLEAIREETVESLGFFLKPSELFNTIAIRGQKSEQDDEEKDDEKKNDGFILGDLANILTNIEQSTAGTDSEDDFNKLFEDIDLTSSKLGRTEKDKNKLIAKVLGHLNKVDFEIENVESDILGDAYEYLIGQFASGAGKKAGEFYSPQQVSMVLAKIVTTGKTKLRSAYDPTTGSGSLLLRIAKEVKDVAYFFGQELKRTTYNLARMNMIMHGVHYSKFDIKLGNTLERPQHLGLRFEAIVANPPFSTQWSANALFLTDDRFSQYGKLAPSSKADFAFIQHMIYQLDDNGTMAVVMPHGVLFRGGAEGHIRQYLIEDCNYLDAVIGLPANIFYGTSIPTCILVFKKCRENPDDILFIDASQHFDKVKTQNVLSADHIEKIVTTYRERIAEEKYSYVAPLSEVKANDFNLNIPRYVDTFEEEGFINLEKVCDLLQIKLIESQNIDKKIFRLCEELNLPFPNGYNLSLLNQFKKGVMQLIFSQQLRFKDDDGADFEDWEEKSLGEVLMIGSGRDYKHLDKGDIPVFGTGGYMTSVNKFLHDGETVCIGRKGTIDKPMYFKGKIWTVDTLFFTHTFINTLPKFIYYIFQRINWKEYNEASGVPSLSKSTIEKISISLPSLPEQQKIAKFLTAIDEKIEKVGEQITSTETYKKGLLQQMFC, encoded by the coding sequence ATGTCAGTAGACCAGAAAAGACAATTAGAACAACAACTTTGGAACATAGCCGATACGCTCAGAAGTGAGAGCGGTATGGAGGCCGACCAGTATCGGGATTATATTTTGGGATTTATTTTCTATAAGTACCTGTCCGAAAAAATGCTGCTTATTGCCAATAAAATTTTAAAAGATTCGGGCGAAACTGTACAGTATCAAGACATTGACGAAGCCACCGACGAAGGGAAAGAGTATCTGGAGGCCATTAGGGAAGAAACCGTTGAAAGCCTCGGGTTTTTCCTCAAACCTTCTGAATTGTTTAACACCATTGCGATCAGAGGCCAGAAAAGCGAACAGGACGATGAGGAAAAGGACGACGAAAAAAAGAACGATGGTTTTATCCTCGGTGACCTCGCCAATATCCTGACCAATATCGAACAAAGCACCGCAGGCACCGACTCCGAAGATGATTTTAATAAACTCTTTGAAGATATTGACCTTACTTCTTCTAAGCTTGGCCGTACTGAGAAAGATAAAAACAAACTCATTGCGAAGGTGCTGGGCCACTTGAACAAGGTTGATTTTGAAATCGAAAATGTTGAGTCTGATATTTTGGGCGATGCCTACGAGTATCTTATCGGACAGTTTGCCAGTGGCGCAGGAAAAAAAGCGGGTGAGTTTTATTCTCCGCAACAAGTTTCGATGGTACTTGCTAAAATCGTAACGACGGGCAAAACCAAACTGCGCTCGGCCTATGACCCTACTACCGGTTCGGGTTCGTTGCTGTTGCGGATAGCCAAGGAAGTAAAAGATGTGGCCTATTTCTTCGGACAGGAGCTCAAACGGACTACCTACAATCTGGCCCGTATGAATATGATCATGCACGGGGTGCATTACTCTAAGTTTGATATCAAACTCGGAAATACGCTCGAACGCCCCCAACACCTCGGCTTGCGTTTTGAAGCTATCGTAGCCAACCCACCTTTTTCTACCCAGTGGTCGGCTAATGCTTTGTTTTTGACCGACGACCGTTTTAGCCAGTACGGCAAACTCGCCCCGAGCAGCAAAGCTGATTTTGCTTTTATCCAACACATGATTTATCAGTTGGATGATAATGGCACTATGGCCGTGGTCATGCCCCACGGTGTACTTTTCAGAGGAGGAGCCGAAGGCCACATTCGCCAGTATTTGATAGAAGATTGCAATTACCTGGATGCGGTTATCGGCCTGCCTGCCAATATCTTTTATGGTACCAGCATCCCGACCTGTATTTTAGTCTTTAAAAAGTGCCGCGAAAACCCCGACGATATTTTATTTATTGATGCCAGCCAACATTTTGACAAAGTAAAAACCCAAAATGTACTAAGCGCCGATCACATTGAGAAGATCGTAACCACTTACCGAGAGCGCATAGCCGAAGAAAAATACAGCTACGTAGCCCCGCTCAGCGAGGTAAAAGCCAATGACTTCAACCTCAATATCCCTCGCTACGTAGATACGTTTGAAGAAGAGGGTTTTATAAATTTAGAAAAAGTTTGTGATTTACTCCAAATAAAACTCATAGAGTCACAAAATATTGATAAAAAGATTTTTCGATTGTGTGAAGAATTAAATTTACCTTTTCCTAATGGCTATAACTTATCTCTTTTAAATCAATTTAAAAAAGGAGTAATGCAGCTGATTTTTAGCCAACAACTACGCTTTAAAGATGATGATGGGGCTGATTTTGAGGATTGGGAAGAGAAGAGTTTAGGGGAAGTTTTGATGATAGGTAGCGGCAGAGATTATAAACATTTGGACAAAGGGGATATTCCTGTTTTTGGCACAGGGGGCTACATGACCTCGGTTAACAAATTTTTACATGATGGTGAAACTGTATGTATTGGTAGAAAGGGGACAATTGATAAACCAATGTACTTCAAAGGAAAAATTTGGACTGTTGACACTTTATTTTTCACTCATACTTTTATAAATACACTTCCAAAGTTTATTTATTACATATTCCAAAGAATAAATTGGAAAGAATACAATGAAGCATCAGGCGTTCCAAGTTTATCAAAAAGTACAATAGAAAAGATTTCTATCTCACTCCCCTCCCTCCCCGAACAGCAAAAAATAGCCAAATTCTTAACGGCCATTGATGAAAAGATTGAAAAGGTAGGTGAGCAAATAACCAGTACCGAAACCTATAAAAAAGGGCTTTTGCAGCAAATGTTTTGTTAG
- a CDS encoding type I restriction endonuclease subunit R, with amino-acid sequence MHQTEGELEKKLIEALVKIGYKYVPIKDEAALAANLKTQIEKHNNVTLTDKEFAQVLNHLNKGNIWDKAKILRDKMQLTKEDGRSVYIEFLNQEGWCQNEFQVTSQVTVEGSYKNRYDVTILINGLPLAQIELKRRGLQLKEAFNQTNRYQRHSYNANDALFQYIQIFVISNGVNTKYYSNNARQHFNQTFYWSDVNNDLITDLFAFTDVFLEPCHLSKMITRYVVLAEEKKCLMVLRPYQYFAVEKIIDRVKTTRNDGPHKNGYIWHTTGSGKTLTSFKASQVLMNQAGVHKVVFVVDRKDLDYQTTKEFNSFSDGSVDGTDNTNKLVQQFTDDTKLIVTTIQKLHNAISKKQYLARMEKQKDKRIVFIFDECHRTQFGKTHGAIKAFFTNNQMFGFTGTPIFKDNAASYDGLKRTTKDLFEECLHKYVITDAIKDQNVLKFSVEYVGKYRRKDSVNEIDIEVEDIDTKELMESDVRIDKVSDYIIANHDRKTHSRAFTAMFCVSNIDTLSKYYDALAKKKAEGRHNLRIATIFSYTANEDDKDATGLDADILDDTAPINLHSRDKLEKYIADYNQLFGTKHSTKDSQAFYTYYNEISMRVRKREVDILLVVNMFLTGFDSPLLSTLYVDKNLKHHGLIQAFSRTNRILDDKKSHGNIVCFRNLKPATDAAITLFSNKEAIEDIILKPYKDYTARFNEVYKNLLAVVPTVGSVDSLPSEVEQLEFIKHFRELIKIKNVLGTFADFKMEDLLIPEQDFEDYKSKYLDLHDQVKSSTQKEKVSILEDVDFELELIHRDEINVAYILALLVKFKGATQSEQDKKRREITELLEGQVQLRSKRKLIEKFIDENIPHITDSDQVENEFEEFWNLEREKALTELCETEHINNDKLRNVVTEYLFAQRLPLTADIDNILEVKPVGILNRKTVFTRIKEKIKDFIETFIEGV; translated from the coding sequence ATGCACCAGACCGAAGGAGAACTTGAAAAAAAATTGATTGAGGCATTGGTCAAGATAGGTTATAAATATGTGCCTATCAAAGATGAAGCAGCTTTGGCGGCCAACCTCAAAACTCAGATTGAGAAACACAACAACGTAACTTTAACCGACAAAGAATTTGCCCAAGTGCTAAACCACCTCAACAAGGGCAATATTTGGGATAAAGCCAAGATTTTGCGCGATAAAATGCAGCTTACCAAAGAAGACGGTAGGAGCGTTTATATTGAATTTCTCAATCAGGAAGGTTGGTGTCAAAACGAATTTCAGGTAACCAGCCAAGTCACGGTCGAAGGTTCGTACAAAAACCGTTATGATGTTACGATTCTGATCAATGGCCTGCCATTGGCCCAAATCGAACTCAAACGCCGTGGCCTGCAACTCAAAGAAGCCTTCAACCAAACCAATCGGTACCAACGGCATTCGTACAATGCCAACGATGCGTTGTTTCAGTACATTCAGATTTTTGTCATTTCCAACGGGGTAAATACCAAATACTACAGCAACAACGCCCGTCAGCATTTCAATCAAACCTTTTATTGGTCGGATGTTAATAATGACCTCATTACCGATCTGTTTGCTTTTACGGATGTATTTCTTGAGCCCTGCCATTTGTCAAAAATGATCACGCGGTATGTGGTGTTGGCCGAAGAAAAAAAGTGCCTGATGGTACTGCGTCCGTACCAGTATTTTGCCGTAGAAAAGATCATTGACCGTGTCAAAACCACCCGTAACGACGGACCGCACAAAAACGGCTACATCTGGCATACCACAGGCTCAGGCAAAACCCTGACCTCCTTCAAGGCCAGCCAAGTACTGATGAATCAGGCGGGCGTTCATAAGGTGGTTTTTGTGGTGGATAGAAAAGATTTGGATTATCAAACCACCAAAGAATTCAACAGTTTTTCTGACGGCAGCGTCGACGGTACCGACAATACCAACAAGCTCGTTCAGCAGTTTACGGATGATACCAAACTCATCGTGACCACCATTCAGAAGCTACATAATGCCATCTCCAAAAAGCAGTATTTGGCCCGAATGGAAAAGCAAAAAGATAAACGGATTGTCTTTATTTTTGACGAATGCCACCGCACTCAATTCGGCAAAACCCACGGGGCTATTAAAGCGTTCTTTACCAACAATCAGATGTTTGGCTTTACAGGAACCCCCATCTTTAAAGACAATGCCGCTTCGTATGATGGCCTGAAACGTACCACCAAAGATTTATTTGAGGAATGTTTGCACAAATACGTCATCACGGATGCCATCAAAGACCAAAACGTTTTGAAGTTTTCGGTCGAATACGTAGGAAAATACCGAAGAAAGGACAGCGTCAACGAGATCGATATTGAAGTAGAAGACATCGACACCAAAGAACTGATGGAGTCGGATGTAAGGATTGACAAAGTTTCTGATTATATCATCGCCAACCACGACCGCAAAACCCACAGCCGAGCCTTTACGGCCATGTTTTGCGTCAGCAATATTGATACCCTCAGCAAGTATTACGACGCCTTGGCCAAGAAAAAAGCCGAGGGCAGGCATAATTTGAGGATTGCTACCATTTTCAGTTATACCGCCAACGAAGACGATAAAGATGCCACTGGCTTAGATGCCGATATTTTGGACGATACGGCCCCTATAAATCTACACAGCCGTGATAAACTTGAAAAATACATAGCTGACTATAACCAGCTATTCGGTACCAAACACTCCACCAAAGACAGCCAGGCGTTTTATACGTATTACAATGAGATCTCTATGCGCGTACGGAAGCGTGAGGTAGATATTTTGTTGGTGGTCAATATGTTTTTGACGGGGTTTGACAGTCCTTTGCTCAGTACGCTGTATGTCGACAAAAACCTAAAACATCATGGTTTGATACAGGCGTTTTCGCGCACAAACCGAATTTTAGACGACAAAAAATCACACGGAAATATCGTTTGTTTCCGAAATCTAAAGCCCGCCACCGATGCGGCCATTACGCTTTTTTCCAACAAAGAAGCCATTGAAGACATCATTTTAAAGCCTTACAAAGACTATACGGCCCGTTTCAATGAGGTGTATAAGAATTTATTGGCGGTAGTGCCCACCGTTGGGAGCGTTGACAGTCTACCCAGCGAAGTAGAGCAACTGGAGTTTATCAAGCATTTCAGGGAGTTGATCAAGATAAAAAATGTGCTGGGCACCTTTGCCGACTTCAAAATGGAAGATCTGCTAATACCCGAACAGGATTTTGAAGATTATAAAAGTAAGTACCTCGACCTCCACGACCAAGTAAAGAGCAGCACCCAAAAAGAAAAGGTTTCGATCTTGGAAGACGTTGACTTTGAACTCGAACTAATCCACCGCGACGAAATCAACGTAGCCTATATTCTGGCTTTGTTGGTCAAATTCAAAGGTGCCACCCAATCGGAGCAAGACAAAAAACGTCGTGAGATTACGGAATTATTGGAAGGGCAAGTACAGCTCCGCAGCAAACGCAAACTGATTGAGAAGTTTATCGACGAAAATATCCCGCACATCACCGACAGCGATCAGGTAGAAAATGAGTTTGAAGAGTTCTGGAACTTGGAAAGAGAAAAGGCGTTGACCGAGCTTTGCGAAACGGAGCACATCAACAACGACAAACTCCGAAACGTAGTAACCGAATATCTCTTTGCTCAGCGCCTGCCCCTCACGGCCGACATTGACAATATCTTGGAAGTAAAGCCCGTAGGCATCCTAAACCGAAAAACGGTTTTCACCCGTATCAAAGAAAAGATCAAAGACTTTATAGAAACATTTATTGAAGGGGTGTAA
- a CDS encoding SLOG family protein → MRTAIIGTRTANTKHYTQLCKMCDVLATLGGITEVISGGASGADALAERYAKENGLKITVIPADWKTHGKAAGPMRNTEIIEACDQVVALWDGKSTGTADTIRKAKQAGKQVYILRYDETPKVGEQMTLF, encoded by the coding sequence ATGAGAACGGCAATAATAGGCACCCGAACCGCAAACACTAAACACTATACGCAACTGTGCAAAATGTGCGATGTACTGGCCACCCTGGGCGGCATAACTGAAGTAATCAGCGGCGGCGCTTCTGGCGCGGATGCGCTCGCGGAACGCTACGCCAAAGAAAACGGCCTGAAAATAACGGTGATACCTGCCGACTGGAAAACCCACGGAAAGGCAGCGGGGCCGATGCGAAACACCGAAATCATAGAAGCCTGTGATCAGGTAGTGGCGCTCTGGGATGGAAAAAGCACGGGCACGGCCGACACAATACGAAAGGCAAAACAGGCAGGAAAACAGGTATACATACTGCGCTACGACGAAACCCCAAAAGTAGGCGAACAAATGACCCTCTTCTAA
- a CDS encoding SymE family type I addiction module toxin, translating to MKKTLKTGYKTRSNWQQRNTKFFPSINLSGDWLQDAGFNIGQAVAVEISQGQLIIKAL from the coding sequence ATGAAAAAGACGCTTAAAACAGGGTACAAAACCCGCTCAAATTGGCAGCAAAGAAATACAAAGTTTTTCCCGTCTATCAATCTTTCGGGCGATTGGTTGCAGGATGCAGGGTTTAACATCGGTCAGGCCGTAGCCGTAGAAATTTCACAAGGTCAATTAATTATTAAAGCCTTATAA
- a CDS encoding PD-(D/E)XK nuclease-like domain-containing protein, translating into MQLLKLTDEEYFSAKRYSNSDLSELEKQMFQVQKRPLPANAFRFGSMFHHYVLDGIEPADATPKERELIEAMAEQLNNNSTFWNRWAFGQKEVTVFWEAEGLPLKCKLDLMLKNRNNTTICDLKTTTAKNIVEFYADIVRYNYHRQAAFYMDSVGATKHEIWGIQKAVPFRIFFLSNNADSDLIQDGRNRYQCLLKAVHEQQFTPAKWTQETLSCL; encoded by the coding sequence ATGCAACTGCTAAAACTTACCGACGAAGAATATTTCTCAGCAAAACGCTATTCCAACAGCGACTTATCCGAGTTAGAAAAACAAATGTTTCAAGTTCAGAAACGCCCTTTGCCTGCAAACGCCTTTCGTTTCGGCTCCATGTTTCATCATTATGTTTTAGACGGCATTGAACCCGCCGACGCCACGCCCAAAGAACGTGAGTTGATAGAAGCAATGGCCGAGCAGCTCAACAACAACTCTACGTTTTGGAACCGTTGGGCGTTTGGTCAAAAAGAAGTAACTGTTTTTTGGGAAGCTGAGGGCTTGCCGCTCAAATGTAAGTTGGATTTGATGTTAAAAAACAGAAATAATACAACGATCTGCGACCTGAAAACCACCACGGCCAAAAACATCGTTGAGTTTTACGCGGATATTGTCAGATACAATTATCACCGCCAAGCGGCTTTTTACATGGATTCGGTCGGAGCCACCAAGCACGAAATTTGGGGCATTCAGAAAGCGGTCCCTTTCCGTATTTTTTTCCTGTCCAACAATGCCGACTCTGACCTGATCCAGGACGGAAGAAACCGCTACCAATGTCTGCTGAAAGCCGTTCATGAACAACAATTTACCCCCGCAAAATGGACTCAGGAAACCTTGTCTTGTTTGTAG